From a single Nicotiana tabacum cultivar K326 chromosome 8, ASM71507v2, whole genome shotgun sequence genomic region:
- the LOC107759584 gene encoding transcriptional corepressor LEUNIG isoform X2: MSQTNWEADKMLDVYIHDYLVKRDLKASAQAFQAEGKVSSDPVAIDAPGGFLFEWWSVFWDIFIARTNEKHSEVAASYIETQIMKAREQQQQQQQAQQPQHMQQQQQQQQQQQQQQQMQMQQLLMQRQQHQQQQQQQQQQQQQQQQQQQAQQQQQRRDGNHLLNGTTNGIVGNDSLLRQNPGTANALATKMYEERLDDAAMKQRFGENVSQLLDPNHASMLKSAAPGSAGQPSGQMLHGTSGSMSPQVQGRSQQLPGSTPDIKTEINPILNPRAAGPEGSLIIPGSNQAGNNLTLKGWPLTGYDQLRSSGLLQQPKSFMQGPQPFHQLQMLSPQHQQQLILAQQNLTSPSASDVESRRLRMLLSNRNSSMGKDGLSNSVGDVVPNMSSASQGPGPPQDILLKLRMAQFQQQQQQQQQQQQQHTGNPQLSQQQQLPQHTLSGPQPQSSNHSLQQDKIIGPGSVAGDGSMSNSFRGNDQASKNQTGRKRKHPVSSSGPANSSGTANTAGPSPSSAPSTPSTHTPGDVISMPALQHSGSSSKPLMIFGADNNGTLTSPSNQLADMDRFVDDGSLDDNVESFLSHDEADPRDTVGRGMDVSKGFTFNEVNSVRASASKVVCCHFSSDGKLLASGGHDKKAVLWYTDTLKQKTTLEEHSSLITDVRFSPSMARLATSSFDKTVRVWDADNPGYSLRTFTGHSAGVMSLDFHPNKEDLICSCDGDGEIRYWSINNGSCTRVFKGGTAQVRFQPRIGRYLAAAAENVVSILDVETQACRHSLKGHTKPIHSVCWDPSGELLASVSEDSVRVWTLRSGSEGDCLHELSSNGNKFHSCVFHPTYSSLLVIGCYQSLELWNMNENKTMTLTAHEGLIASLAVSTVAGLVASASHDKFVKLWK, encoded by the exons ATGTCTCAAACAAACTGGGAAGCTGATAAAAT GCTAGATGTCTATATTCATGATTATTTGGTGAAGAGAGATTTAAAGGCTTCTGCTCAGGCTTTTCAAGCTGAAGGGAAAGTGTCATCTGACCCTGTTG CTATCGATGCTCCTGGTGGTTTTCTATTTGAGTGGTGGTCTGTTTTTTGGGACATATTCATCGCAAGGACCAATGAGAAGCACTCCGAAGTTGCTGCCTCTTATATCGAG ACACAAATAATGAAGGCAAGggagcagcagcaacagcagcagcaagCCCAACAGCCTCAACATatgcagcagcaacaacagcaacagcaacagcaacaacaacaacagcaaatgCAGATGCAACAGCTTTTAATGCAGAGGCAGCAAcatcagcaacaacaacagcagcaacagcagcagcagcaacagcagcagcagcagcagcaggctCAGCAGCAACAGCAGCGCAGAGATGGTAACCACCTCTTGAATGGTACAACTAATGGGATTGTTGGAAATGACTCTCTCCTGAGACAGAATCCTGGAACTGCAAATGCATTAGCTACGAAGATGTATGAGGAAAGACTAGACGATGCAGCTATGAAG CAAAGATTCGGTGAGAATGTCAGTCAGCTTTTAGATCCAAATCACGCTTCTATGTTGAAATCTGCAGCACCTGGATCAGCTGGGCAGCCGTCAGG GCAAATGCTGCACGGTACCAGCGGTAGTATGTCCCCACAGGTTCAGGGGCGTAGTCAGCAACTTCCAGGGTCTACACCA GATATAAAGACTGAAATCAATCCGATACTTAATCCTCGAGCTGCAGGTCCCGAAGGATCACTAATTATTCCTG GATCAAATCAAGCTGGCAACAATTTGACTTTGAAAGGATGGCCCCTCACT GGCTATGATCAGCTGAGGTCGTCGGGGCTTCTCCAGCAGCCAAAGTCTTTTATGCAGGGTCCTCAGCCCTTTCATCAACTGCAAATGCTATCACCTCAACACCAGCAGCAACTTATCCTAGCACAGCAGAACTTGACCTCACCATCTGCTAGTGACGTCGAAAGCAGAAGGCTACGAATGCTCCTTAGTAATCGGAACTCTAGTATGGGCAAAGATGGCCTTTCAAATTCTGTTGGTGATGTTGTTCCAAATATGAGTTCAGCTTCACAGGGTCCTGGTCCTCCACAAGATATTTTGCTCAAG TTGAGGATGGCCCAATTccaacagcaacagcagcagcagcagcagcagcagcaacagcataCTGGTAATCCACAACTGTCGCAACAGCAGCAGCTTCCTCAACACACACTTTCTGGTCCGCAACCACAGAGTTCAAATCACAGTCTGCAACAAGATAAAATTATTGGCCCTGGCAGTGTTGCAGGAGATGGAAGCATGTCAAATTCTTTTCGGGGAAATGATCAG GCTTCAAAAAACCAGACTGGGAGAAAGAGAAAACATCCTGTTTCATCTTCAGGGCCTGCCAATAGCTCAGGAACTGCAAACACTGCTGGACCTTCCCCAAGTTCTGCTCCCTCGACACCATCGACTCACACACCTGGAGATGTGATTTCAATGCCTGCCTTGCAACATAGTGGAAGTTCTTCAAAACCATTGATGATCTTTGGAGCAGATAATAATGGCACTCTTACGTCGCCATCGAATCAATTG GCTGATATGGATCGGTTTGTGGATGATGGTTCTCTTGATGATAATGTTGAGTCGTTTTTATCTCACGATGAGGCCGATCCTCGGGATACAGTTGGTCGCGGTATGGATGTCAGTAAAG GGTTCACATTCAATGAAGTGAATTCTGTTCGCGCTAGTGCCAGTAAAGTTGTTTGTTGTCACTTTTCCTCTGATGGAAAACTGCTAGCTAGTGGAGGTCATGACAAAAAG GCTGTTTTATGGTATACTGATACCTTGAAGCAAAAAACAACACTTGAGGAGCACTCGTCGCTAATAACTGATGTTCGTTTCAGTCCAAGCATGGCAAGACTTGCAACATCTTCTTTTGACAAAACTGTCAGGGTTTGGGATGCTGACAAT CCGGGCTACTCGCTTCGGACTTTCACTGGGCATTCTGCTGGTGTAATGTCACTTGATTTCCATCCCAATAAAGAAGATCTGATCTGTTCTTGTGATGGTGATGGTGAGATAAGATATTGGAGTATTAACAATGGTAGCTGCACAAGAGTGTTCAAG GGTGGGACGGCTCAGGTAAGATTTCAGCCCCGCATCGGTAGATATCTTGCTGCGGCTGCCGAGAATGTTGTATCGATACTTGATGTGGAGACACAAGCTTGTCGGCATTCGTTAAAG GGTCACACAAAACCAATTCATTCTGTCTGCTGGGATCCCTCAGGCGAGCTCCTAGCATCGGTTAGTGAAGACTCTGTCAGGGTTTGGACATTGAGGTCGGGTAGTGAAGGGGACTGTCTACATGAGCTTAGTTCAAATGGCAACAAATTCCACTCATGTGTTTTCCACCCTACATATTCATCATTGCTTGTAATCGGCTGTTACCAG TCGTTGGAGCTATGGAACATGAATGAGAACAAGACAATGACTCTCACAGCACATGAAGGATTAATTGCTTCCTTGGCTGTGTCGACAGTTGCAGGTTTAGTTGCTTCAGCCAGTCATGACAAGTTTGTTAAGCTTTGGAAGTAA
- the LOC107759584 gene encoding transcriptional corepressor LEUNIG isoform X1 has protein sequence MSQTNWEADKMLDVYIHDYLVKRDLKASAQAFQAEGKVSSDPVAIDAPGGFLFEWWSVFWDIFIARTNEKHSEVAASYIETQIMKAREQQQQQQQAQQPQHMQQQQQQQQQQQQQQQMQMQQLLMQRQQHQQQQQQQQQQQQQQQQQQQAQQQQQRRDGNHLLNGTTNGIVGNDSLLRQNPGTANALATKMYEERLDDAAMKQRFGENVSQLLDPNHASMLKSAAPGSAGQPSGQMLHGTSGSMSPQVQGRSQQLPGSTPDIKTEINPILNPRAAGPEGSLIIPGSNQAGNNLTLKGWPLTGYDQLRSSGLLQQPKSFMQGPQPFHQLQMLSPQHQQQLILAQQNLTSPSASDVESRRLRMLLSNRNSSMGKDGLSNSVGDVVPNMSSASQGPGPPQDILLKLRMAQFQQQQQQQQQQQQQHTGNPQLSQQQQLPQHTLSGPQPQSSNHSLQQDKIIGPGSVAGDGSMSNSFRGNDQASKNQTGRKRKHPVSSSGPANSSGTANTAGPSPSSAPSTPSTHTPGDVISMPALQHSGSSSKPLMIFGADNNGTLTSPSNQLWDDKDLVQADMDRFVDDGSLDDNVESFLSHDEADPRDTVGRGMDVSKGFTFNEVNSVRASASKVVCCHFSSDGKLLASGGHDKKAVLWYTDTLKQKTTLEEHSSLITDVRFSPSMARLATSSFDKTVRVWDADNPGYSLRTFTGHSAGVMSLDFHPNKEDLICSCDGDGEIRYWSINNGSCTRVFKGGTAQVRFQPRIGRYLAAAAENVVSILDVETQACRHSLKGHTKPIHSVCWDPSGELLASVSEDSVRVWTLRSGSEGDCLHELSSNGNKFHSCVFHPTYSSLLVIGCYQSLELWNMNENKTMTLTAHEGLIASLAVSTVAGLVASASHDKFVKLWK, from the exons ATGTCTCAAACAAACTGGGAAGCTGATAAAAT GCTAGATGTCTATATTCATGATTATTTGGTGAAGAGAGATTTAAAGGCTTCTGCTCAGGCTTTTCAAGCTGAAGGGAAAGTGTCATCTGACCCTGTTG CTATCGATGCTCCTGGTGGTTTTCTATTTGAGTGGTGGTCTGTTTTTTGGGACATATTCATCGCAAGGACCAATGAGAAGCACTCCGAAGTTGCTGCCTCTTATATCGAG ACACAAATAATGAAGGCAAGggagcagcagcaacagcagcagcaagCCCAACAGCCTCAACATatgcagcagcaacaacagcaacagcaacagcaacaacaacaacagcaaatgCAGATGCAACAGCTTTTAATGCAGAGGCAGCAAcatcagcaacaacaacagcagcaacagcagcagcagcaacagcagcagcagcagcagcaggctCAGCAGCAACAGCAGCGCAGAGATGGTAACCACCTCTTGAATGGTACAACTAATGGGATTGTTGGAAATGACTCTCTCCTGAGACAGAATCCTGGAACTGCAAATGCATTAGCTACGAAGATGTATGAGGAAAGACTAGACGATGCAGCTATGAAG CAAAGATTCGGTGAGAATGTCAGTCAGCTTTTAGATCCAAATCACGCTTCTATGTTGAAATCTGCAGCACCTGGATCAGCTGGGCAGCCGTCAGG GCAAATGCTGCACGGTACCAGCGGTAGTATGTCCCCACAGGTTCAGGGGCGTAGTCAGCAACTTCCAGGGTCTACACCA GATATAAAGACTGAAATCAATCCGATACTTAATCCTCGAGCTGCAGGTCCCGAAGGATCACTAATTATTCCTG GATCAAATCAAGCTGGCAACAATTTGACTTTGAAAGGATGGCCCCTCACT GGCTATGATCAGCTGAGGTCGTCGGGGCTTCTCCAGCAGCCAAAGTCTTTTATGCAGGGTCCTCAGCCCTTTCATCAACTGCAAATGCTATCACCTCAACACCAGCAGCAACTTATCCTAGCACAGCAGAACTTGACCTCACCATCTGCTAGTGACGTCGAAAGCAGAAGGCTACGAATGCTCCTTAGTAATCGGAACTCTAGTATGGGCAAAGATGGCCTTTCAAATTCTGTTGGTGATGTTGTTCCAAATATGAGTTCAGCTTCACAGGGTCCTGGTCCTCCACAAGATATTTTGCTCAAG TTGAGGATGGCCCAATTccaacagcaacagcagcagcagcagcagcagcagcaacagcataCTGGTAATCCACAACTGTCGCAACAGCAGCAGCTTCCTCAACACACACTTTCTGGTCCGCAACCACAGAGTTCAAATCACAGTCTGCAACAAGATAAAATTATTGGCCCTGGCAGTGTTGCAGGAGATGGAAGCATGTCAAATTCTTTTCGGGGAAATGATCAG GCTTCAAAAAACCAGACTGGGAGAAAGAGAAAACATCCTGTTTCATCTTCAGGGCCTGCCAATAGCTCAGGAACTGCAAACACTGCTGGACCTTCCCCAAGTTCTGCTCCCTCGACACCATCGACTCACACACCTGGAGATGTGATTTCAATGCCTGCCTTGCAACATAGTGGAAGTTCTTCAAAACCATTGATGATCTTTGGAGCAGATAATAATGGCACTCTTACGTCGCCATCGAATCAATTG TGGGATGACAAAGATCTTGTGCAGGCTGATATGGATCGGTTTGTGGATGATGGTTCTCTTGATGATAATGTTGAGTCGTTTTTATCTCACGATGAGGCCGATCCTCGGGATACAGTTGGTCGCGGTATGGATGTCAGTAAAG GGTTCACATTCAATGAAGTGAATTCTGTTCGCGCTAGTGCCAGTAAAGTTGTTTGTTGTCACTTTTCCTCTGATGGAAAACTGCTAGCTAGTGGAGGTCATGACAAAAAG GCTGTTTTATGGTATACTGATACCTTGAAGCAAAAAACAACACTTGAGGAGCACTCGTCGCTAATAACTGATGTTCGTTTCAGTCCAAGCATGGCAAGACTTGCAACATCTTCTTTTGACAAAACTGTCAGGGTTTGGGATGCTGACAAT CCGGGCTACTCGCTTCGGACTTTCACTGGGCATTCTGCTGGTGTAATGTCACTTGATTTCCATCCCAATAAAGAAGATCTGATCTGTTCTTGTGATGGTGATGGTGAGATAAGATATTGGAGTATTAACAATGGTAGCTGCACAAGAGTGTTCAAG GGTGGGACGGCTCAGGTAAGATTTCAGCCCCGCATCGGTAGATATCTTGCTGCGGCTGCCGAGAATGTTGTATCGATACTTGATGTGGAGACACAAGCTTGTCGGCATTCGTTAAAG GGTCACACAAAACCAATTCATTCTGTCTGCTGGGATCCCTCAGGCGAGCTCCTAGCATCGGTTAGTGAAGACTCTGTCAGGGTTTGGACATTGAGGTCGGGTAGTGAAGGGGACTGTCTACATGAGCTTAGTTCAAATGGCAACAAATTCCACTCATGTGTTTTCCACCCTACATATTCATCATTGCTTGTAATCGGCTGTTACCAG TCGTTGGAGCTATGGAACATGAATGAGAACAAGACAATGACTCTCACAGCACATGAAGGATTAATTGCTTCCTTGGCTGTGTCGACAGTTGCAGGTTTAGTTGCTTCAGCCAGTCATGACAAGTTTGTTAAGCTTTGGAAGTAA